The Formosa sp. Hel1_33_131 genome window below encodes:
- a CDS encoding Eco57I restriction-modification methylase domain-containing protein, with protein MPLFQNTVVTRQLKTQNKTLISEKWIAYKAHFFNPEIQENIRNAKEEQYQEGFLRDLFVTIFGYTLNPETNFNLTTELKNAKDSKKADGGIIIDGTVVGVIELKGTNTTDLAKVEPQAFGYKNNQQDCVYVITSNFEKLRFYIDNAIEHIEFNLFTLSEEVFQLLYVCIAFENIKNNLPKKLKEESLSQEENITKQLYKDYSLFKRELFQNLTHLNPQFEALELFKKSQKLLDRFLFLFFSEDRNLLPPNSVRLILEQWKKLKDLDAYTPLYDRFKKYFGYLNTGFKGKQYDVFAYNGGLFKPDTILANITIDDALLYNHTLKLSEYDFESEVDVNILGHIFENSLNELDEVKAQLEGQSVDKTTTKRKKDGVFYTPKYITKYIVENTVGKLCTEKKIELDISDETYQHAKQRSRKRLETLNDYRTWLLQLTICDPACGSGAFLNEALNFLIAEHRYVDELSAKYNNDTLMLSDVENSILENNLFGVDLNEESVEIAKLSLWLRTAQPNRKLNSLNHNIKCGNSLIDDPKVAGDKAFKWEEEFPSIFKEKHKKPYHITTTIHDSRTSKRMEKYKVRERREGSTKPHVIYFTPEDDVQMTQIIADVAKENQLNILAYNICGDHIHLLLVCAIEEIPAIMQKIKGRTSYFHKRGYKGPYKGLKPLEKVDGKNKPLWQQKYSPPKEVSSTEQLLNTLKYIQTNRNKHELPPHPKALQNTINALCCSEAHAFRTEYAGGFDVVIGNPPYVRKQGLIKHYPEMCDYYEEKYQSATANYDIYALFMQRSFDLIHAKGVVSYILPHKFLVTDFGAGIRQFFKENSAVESILHFGSEMVFTDASTYTCIINLDKSEKDKVRFKKIKPMEINNPFDWDYILSENLNEDNWDLQSQKTFDTIDKLKQQPFTINDVFYRIFVGMQTSLDAVYVFEGIDKGSSIEAYNPKYDYHFEIEKELVKPFIKGNEISKYKKLSNNYYVLFPYGENGTGISEEYIKSNLPKTYLYLKHFEKEIKGRENGKMNVEKGWYLYIYQKNHEKFPHPKIMTQEISLGCNMTYDEKGEFYHPTTIYSFVKNKKFKVDEKFYLGILNSKVMWFFLKNTGTELRGGYFRFKTNYLKPFPLPEIPENPNLIIDRTNQMLSLNKDLQELSQKFQRTLLREYESLDKLSKKLETWFALSYADFLKELQKKKVVLSLSKKAELEAYFLEEQQKAVALKTQIDQTDKEIDAMVYALYGLTEAEIAIVESC; from the coding sequence ATGCCCCTATTTCAAAATACGGTTGTCACTAGACAGCTCAAGACTCAAAATAAGACCCTCATTTCAGAAAAATGGATCGCTTATAAAGCCCATTTTTTTAATCCTGAAATCCAAGAAAATATTCGGAATGCTAAAGAGGAACAGTACCAAGAAGGTTTTTTAAGAGATCTGTTTGTCACTATTTTTGGATACACCCTAAACCCCGAAACCAATTTCAATCTTACCACTGAACTTAAAAATGCCAAAGACAGCAAAAAAGCAGATGGTGGAATTATTATTGATGGCACCGTTGTGGGTGTTATCGAACTCAAAGGCACCAACACCACGGATTTAGCAAAAGTAGAACCCCAAGCGTTTGGGTATAAAAACAATCAGCAAGATTGTGTGTATGTCATAACTTCTAACTTTGAGAAACTCCGATTTTACATCGATAATGCGATTGAACATATAGAGTTTAATCTGTTTACGCTTAGCGAAGAAGTGTTTCAACTCTTGTATGTATGCATCGCTTTTGAGAATATTAAAAACAACCTTCCTAAAAAATTAAAAGAAGAGTCTTTAAGTCAAGAAGAAAACATCACCAAACAGTTGTATAAAGATTACTCTCTGTTTAAACGAGAGTTGTTTCAAAATTTAACTCACCTCAATCCCCAATTTGAAGCCTTAGAATTATTTAAAAAATCTCAAAAATTATTAGATCGATTTTTGTTTTTATTCTTTTCTGAAGACCGGAATTTACTGCCTCCAAATTCTGTAAGACTTATTTTAGAGCAATGGAAAAAGTTAAAAGATTTAGATGCCTACACACCTTTATACGATCGTTTTAAAAAATACTTTGGGTATCTAAACACGGGCTTTAAAGGGAAACAATACGATGTGTTTGCATACAACGGCGGGCTTTTTAAACCCGATACAATTTTAGCCAATATTACGATTGATGATGCGTTGCTTTACAACCATACTCTAAAACTCTCAGAATATGATTTTGAAAGTGAAGTGGACGTCAATATTTTAGGTCATATTTTTGAAAATTCCCTCAATGAACTGGATGAAGTGAAAGCCCAATTAGAAGGGCAATCGGTTGATAAAACGACCACCAAACGCAAAAAAGACGGTGTGTTTTATACCCCAAAATACATCACCAAATACATTGTAGAAAACACGGTAGGCAAACTTTGTACGGAGAAAAAAATAGAGCTGGACATTAGCGATGAGACCTATCAACACGCCAAACAACGAAGTAGAAAACGACTGGAAACACTGAACGATTACAGGACGTGGTTGTTACAACTGACCATTTGTGATCCTGCTTGTGGCTCGGGAGCATTTCTAAACGAAGCCCTTAATTTTCTGATTGCAGAACATCGGTATGTGGATGAACTGTCTGCTAAGTACAATAATGACACCTTAATGCTCAGTGATGTAGAAAATAGCATCCTAGAAAATAATTTATTTGGAGTGGATCTGAATGAAGAATCTGTAGAGATTGCCAAACTCTCGTTGTGGTTGCGAACGGCGCAACCCAACCGTAAACTTAACAGCCTGAATCACAATATAAAATGTGGCAATTCTTTGATTGACGATCCCAAAGTTGCGGGCGACAAAGCTTTTAAATGGGAAGAGGAATTTCCAAGTATTTTTAAAGAAAAACATAAAAAACCATACCATATTACAACAACGATCCACGACAGTCGGACTTCAAAAAGAATGGAGAAGTACAAAGTTAGAGAACGACGGGAAGGAAGCACAAAACCTCATGTGATTTATTTTACTCCTGAAGATGATGTGCAGATGACCCAAATCATTGCGGATGTTGCAAAAGAGAACCAACTCAATATACTTGCCTATAACATTTGTGGGGACCATATCCATTTGTTATTGGTGTGCGCTATAGAGGAGATTCCTGCGATTATGCAAAAGATAAAAGGACGGACTTCGTATTTTCACAAGAGGGGTTACAAGGGGCCTTACAAGGGGCTTAAGCCCCTTGAGAAAGTAGATGGGAAAAACAAACCGTTGTGGCAACAAAAATACAGTCCCCCAAAAGAAGTTAGCAGTACGGAACAGTTATTGAATACCCTAAAATACATTCAGACGAACAGAAATAAGCACGAATTGCCGCCGCATCCCAAAGCCTTACAAAATACCATTAACGCGCTCTGTTGCTCAGAAGCACACGCCTTCCGTACCGAATATGCTGGTGGGTTTGATGTGGTGATTGGGAATCCGCCGTATGTGAGAAAACAGGGATTGATAAAACATTACCCTGAAATGTGCGATTATTATGAAGAAAAATATCAATCTGCGACTGCTAATTATGATATTTATGCGCTTTTTATGCAAAGGAGTTTTGATTTAATTCATGCCAAAGGAGTTGTCTCTTATATTTTGCCTCATAAATTTTTGGTTACCGATTTTGGTGCTGGGATAAGACAGTTTTTTAAAGAGAATTCTGCTGTTGAAAGCATCTTACATTTTGGTTCTGAAATGGTTTTTACGGATGCATCCACTTATACATGTATTATAAATTTAGATAAGTCTGAAAAAGATAAAGTACGGTTTAAAAAAATAAAACCTATGGAGATTAATAATCCATTTGATTGGGATTATATCCTGAGTGAAAATCTAAATGAGGACAATTGGGATTTGCAAAGCCAAAAAACATTTGATACTATTGATAAATTAAAGCAACAACCATTTACTATAAATGATGTGTTTTATAGAATATTTGTTGGGATGCAAACAAGTTTAGATGCTGTGTATGTTTTTGAAGGCATTGATAAAGGGAGTTCTATTGAAGCCTACAATCCTAAATATGATTATCATTTTGAAATAGAAAAAGAATTAGTAAAACCGTTTATTAAAGGGAATGAAATTTCAAAATACAAAAAGCTTAGTAACAATTATTATGTACTATTCCCTTATGGGGAAAATGGAACTGGAATTAGTGAAGAATATATAAAATCAAATTTACCAAAAACATATTTATACCTTAAACACTTTGAAAAAGAAATAAAAGGTAGAGAAAATGGTAAGATGAATGTTGAAAAAGGATGGTATTTATATATATATCAAAAAAATCATGAGAAATTCCCTCATCCAAAAATAATGACCCAAGAAATTTCATTAGGATGTAATATGACTTATGATGAAAAAGGAGAATTCTATCATCCAACTACAATCTATTCATTTGTAAAAAATAAAAAATTTAAAGTAGATGAAAAGTTTTATTTAGGGATTTTAAATTCTAAAGTAATGTGGTTTTTTCTAAAAAATACAGGAACAGAATTAAGAGGTGGTTATTTCAGGTTTAAAACTAATTACTTAAAACCATTCCCACTACCCGAAATTCCAGAGAACCCAAACCTTATTATTGATCGTACAAACCAAATGCTGTCACTAAACAAAGACTTGCAAGAGCTGTCTCAAAAATTCCAAAGAACTTTGCTCAGAGAATATGAATCCCTCGATAAGCTCTCTAAAAAACTAGAAACTTGGTTTGCACTCTCCTATGCAGACTTTTTAAAGGAGCTGCAAAAGAAAAAAGTGGTATTGTCCTTATCCAAAAAAGCAGAGTTGGAAGCTTACTTTTTAGAAGAACAGCAAAAAGCCGTGGCGCTTAAAACACAAATTGACCAAACAGACAAAGAAATAGATGCGATGGTGTATGCACTCTATGGATTAACGGAAGCGGAAATTGCAATCGTTGAGAGTTGTTGA
- a CDS encoding NAD(P)/FAD-dependent oxidoreductase: MSVFVQITIKPAQQKDTDFILKSSLFKAKLRSADIVDWRIRKRSIDARKATIKLNLQIEFWLLGETRTQPQSFVPQAVHSKPQIAIIGAGPAGLYAALRAIEAGLKPIVFERGKDVRARRRDLAAINKEQIVNPESNYCFGEGGAGTYSDGKLYTRSKKRGNVLKALEWFVHFGASEDILVEAHPHIGTNKLPAIITAMREAIIEAGGEVHFNAKLTDIQIEDNAIKDLKINDTEWKPFENVVLATGHSARDIFYLLHKKGVHLQAKAFALGVRVEHPQHLIDKIQYHGDVENPYLPPASYSLVDQIDGKGVYSFCMCPGGIIAPCATAQEEVVTNGWSPSKRNNPYANSGIVVSVEPKDLPNYSEKDPFVCLDFQKKVERDCWEVAGKTQQVPAQRMIDFVEGKLSKDFPKTSYQPGIVSVDLNTVLPPMISKRLRKAFSVYGKKMKGYFTNEAVLHAPESRTSSPISIPRNLETLEHVNVKGLYPCGEGAGYAGGIISAAIDGINCVDAISAKLTRL, translated from the coding sequence ATGAGTGTATTCGTACAAATTACCATAAAACCAGCACAACAAAAAGACACCGATTTTATACTAAAATCGAGTCTTTTTAAGGCCAAACTGCGTTCAGCAGATATTGTCGATTGGCGCATCCGAAAACGTTCGATTGATGCCCGAAAGGCAACGATTAAACTCAACTTACAAATCGAATTTTGGTTGCTTGGTGAAACCCGAACACAACCCCAATCTTTTGTACCACAAGCGGTGCACTCAAAACCCCAAATTGCGATCATAGGTGCAGGGCCTGCAGGGCTCTATGCCGCTTTGCGTGCTATCGAAGCAGGCTTGAAACCCATAGTATTTGAGCGCGGAAAAGATGTGCGTGCCAGACGTCGCGATTTAGCAGCGATCAACAAAGAACAGATTGTCAACCCCGAATCAAACTATTGTTTTGGAGAAGGTGGCGCAGGGACTTACTCTGACGGAAAATTATATACACGCTCCAAAAAACGGGGCAATGTCCTCAAAGCCCTCGAATGGTTTGTGCATTTTGGAGCGTCGGAAGACATTTTGGTGGAAGCCCATCCACATATAGGAACCAATAAATTACCGGCCATTATTACCGCCATGCGGGAAGCGATTATCGAAGCAGGCGGGGAGGTACATTTCAACGCCAAACTGACCGATATTCAAATTGAAGACAACGCCATCAAAGATCTAAAAATTAATGACACTGAATGGAAACCCTTTGAAAATGTCGTCTTAGCGACGGGGCATTCTGCCAGAGATATATTTTATTTACTCCATAAAAAAGGGGTGCACTTACAAGCGAAAGCATTTGCGTTGGGCGTTCGGGTGGAGCATCCTCAACATTTAATTGATAAAATTCAATACCACGGGGATGTTGAAAATCCGTATTTGCCTCCAGCCTCTTACAGTCTGGTCGATCAAATTGACGGGAAGGGCGTCTATTCGTTTTGTATGTGTCCGGGTGGAATTATTGCGCCTTGTGCCACGGCTCAAGAAGAAGTAGTCACCAACGGATGGAGCCCAAGCAAGCGAAATAATCCCTATGCAAATTCGGGGATTGTGGTGAGTGTAGAACCTAAAGATTTACCCAACTATTCAGAAAAAGATCCTTTTGTATGTCTTGATTTTCAGAAAAAAGTGGAACGTGATTGTTGGGAAGTGGCTGGAAAAACACAGCAAGTACCTGCACAACGCATGATCGATTTTGTGGAAGGAAAATTATCGAAAGACTTCCCAAAAACGTCTTACCAACCCGGCATCGTTTCGGTAGACCTTAATACAGTTTTACCTCCAATGATTTCTAAACGGTTGCGAAAAGCATTTTCTGTATATGGAAAAAAAATGAAAGGCTATTTCACTAATGAAGCCGTATTGCATGCGCCAGAAAGTCGGACATCCTCACCCATATCCATTCCTAGAAATTTAGAAACCTTAGAGCATGTCAACGTCAAAGGCTTGTATCCGTGTGGCGAAGGCGCAGGGTATGCAGGTGGTATTATTTCTGCCGCTATTGATGGGATTAATTGCGTAGATGCGATAAGTGCGAAACTCACCAGACTCTAA
- a CDS encoding DUF5011 domain-containing protein, whose product MKNLLIVFTIFSLTACTSSDDDAATTADTTAPIITLLGTNPETAFVGETYTDAGASATDAEDGNMTASIETVNSVDTSTAGTYSVTYNVSDASGNAATEVTRTVNVTSAEQLIIGNWTSTSTDSEGSYNSRVTIIESGEMSVYVEITLTTGTVMQSVEGMTWTLNGNQFTTTDTFFYNDDDDDVVDTATITVINQNSFSFLSDNGETLTLNRDSDYESTIVGTWLDVFLENGCQYTIEYDFSNSNEFTGSNINDCNDDATTVSGPYTTTGILSGAIYAGDEEPDSEQTYFAVQGDKFYLYVEEGNNGNVFTKQ is encoded by the coding sequence ATGAAAAATTTACTGATTGTATTTACAATTTTCAGTCTAACAGCCTGTACGTCTTCAGACGACGATGCTGCGACTACTGCTGACACGACTGCACCAATAATTACATTACTTGGAACAAATCCTGAGACTGCTTTTGTTGGAGAAACTTATACAGATGCTGGAGCTTCGGCTACTGATGCTGAAGATGGAAATATGACAGCCAGTATAGAAACCGTTAATTCTGTTGACACTTCTACTGCGGGAACTTACTCCGTAACCTATAATGTATCGGATGCAAGTGGAAACGCCGCAACGGAAGTAACACGCACAGTGAATGTTACTTCAGCTGAACAACTAATTATTGGCAACTGGACTTCAACATCTACAGATTCTGAAGGGTCTTATAACAGTCGAGTTACTATTATTGAATCCGGAGAAATGTCTGTATATGTAGAAATCACACTCACAACGGGTACCGTAATGCAATCTGTGGAAGGGATGACTTGGACTCTGAATGGGAATCAATTTACAACAACGGACACCTTTTTTTATAATGATGACGATGATGATGTAGTAGATACGGCGACAATTACGGTCATCAATCAAAACTCCTTTTCTTTTTTGAGTGACAATGGTGAAACCTTAACGCTTAATAGAGATTCAGACTATGAATCTACAATCGTTGGAACCTGGCTAGATGTGTTTTTGGAAAACGGATGTCAATATACTATTGAATACGATTTTTCAAACTCAAACGAGTTTACAGGATCTAACATAAACGATTGCAACGACGACGCGACAACTGTTTCAGGTCCCTATACGACGACTGGTATTCTTAGCGGTGCGATCTATGCTGGAGATGAAGAGCCTGACTCTGAACAAACTTACTTTGCAGTTCAAGGAGATAAGTTTTATCTTTATGTTGAAGAAGGAAATAATGGTAATGTGTTTACTAAACAATAA
- a CDS encoding DUF6691 family protein: MRTLIYLFIGILLGITMFKSEAASWFRIYEMFKFESFHMYGIIGTALAVGLLVVQVIKRYKIKSFYGEPITFFPKEKSIRRYLIGGIIFGLGWALAGACPGPMFTLAGAGYAPILVVIVASLLGTFLYGLLKDKLPH; this comes from the coding sequence ATGAGAACACTTATATATCTTTTTATCGGCATCCTTTTGGGCATTACTATGTTTAAATCAGAAGCGGCCTCTTGGTTTCGTATTTATGAAATGTTTAAATTTGAATCCTTCCATATGTATGGCATTATTGGCACTGCTTTAGCGGTGGGTCTGTTGGTGGTACAAGTGATCAAACGTTACAAAATAAAGTCTTTTTACGGCGAACCCATTACATTTTTTCCTAAAGAAAAAAGCATCCGTCGGTACTTGATTGGGGGTATTATATTTGGATTAGGCTGGGCCTTAGCAGGTGCGTGCCCAGGTCCTATGTTTACTTTAGCAGGAGCAGGATATGCGCCCATTCTTGTGGTTATTGTGGCATCACTTTTAGGAACCTTCCTATATGGACTGTTAAAGGATAAGCTGCCGCATTAA
- a CDS encoding YeeE/YedE family protein — protein sequence MISIYEPWPWYVSGLMIALVMFLLLMVGKNFGMSSNLRTLCTLCGAGNASDFFKFDWKTQKWNLVVILGAVIGGYIGAHFLSSELTVAMHPETVKDLKAMGFESAGSAYLPNELFGLTALTNIKSLLVLSIGGLFVGFGARYAGGCTSGHAISGLSNLQLPSLIAVIGFFIGGLTMIHLIFPLIF from the coding sequence ATGATTTCAATTTACGAACCCTGGCCGTGGTATGTTTCTGGCCTTATGATTGCCCTTGTAATGTTTTTACTTTTAATGGTCGGCAAAAACTTCGGGATGTCTTCCAACCTTCGAACACTCTGCACCCTTTGTGGTGCCGGTAACGCTTCTGATTTTTTTAAATTTGATTGGAAAACGCAAAAGTGGAATTTAGTTGTCATTTTGGGAGCTGTAATTGGCGGCTATATAGGCGCCCACTTTCTGTCCTCAGAGTTGACAGTTGCGATGCATCCAGAAACCGTCAAAGATCTAAAAGCAATGGGCTTTGAAAGTGCTGGAAGTGCTTACCTCCCAAACGAACTGTTTGGACTCACGGCTCTGACCAATATTAAATCACTCCTTGTTTTATCTATTGGAGGGCTATTCGTTGGTTTTGGTGCTCGATATGCAGGAGGCTGCACTTCTGGGCATGCAATTTCTGGTTTGAGTAACCTTCAACTCCCTTCATTAATTGCCGTGATTGGTTTTTTTATTGGAGGACTCACCATGATTCATTTAATTTTCCCTTTAATTTTTTAA
- a CDS encoding MBL fold metallo-hydrolase — MKIEQIYTGCLSQGAYYIESNGEVAIIDPLREVKPYLNRAKQDNATIKYIFETHFHADFVSGHVTLSKETNAPIIYGPNANPKFEATIATDGQEFKLGNLTIIALHTPGHTMESTTYLLRDENGKDHAIFSGDTLFLGDVGRPDLAQKIGDLTIEDLAGFLFDSLRQKIMILADDVVVYPAHGAGSACGKNMMKETVDSLGNQKKMNYALRADMTKKEFISEVTQGLLPPPDYFPANVKLNIEGYDDFDTVLKRGTQALSPRAFEAAANETSAIVLDVRQQDAYEKGHIPSSIFIGLDGEFAPWVGALIADVKQPLLLVTEKGQEEEAITRLSRVGFDQTLGYLEGGFEAWKNASMEYDTVSSITAEAFKTTYENQKTNVFDMRRESEFLSEHILEAHNTPLNFINDHLAEFKRNQPFYIHCAGGYRSMIAASILKSRGIHNLINIKGGFVAIKKAGVQVSDFVCPTTL, encoded by the coding sequence ATGAAAATAGAACAAATTTATACAGGCTGCCTTTCTCAAGGCGCTTATTATATTGAAAGCAACGGAGAAGTTGCAATCATTGACCCTTTAAGAGAAGTGAAACCTTACCTCAACCGAGCGAAACAAGACAATGCAACAATAAAATATATATTTGAAACACACTTCCATGCCGATTTTGTAAGCGGTCATGTGACGCTTTCAAAAGAAACGAACGCACCCATCATTTACGGTCCAAACGCAAACCCAAAATTTGAAGCTACCATCGCAACCGATGGACAAGAATTTAAATTAGGGAATCTTACAATTATAGCCCTTCATACACCAGGCCATACGATGGAGAGTACGACCTATCTTTTAAGAGATGAAAACGGAAAAGACCATGCAATTTTTAGTGGAGACACCCTTTTTTTAGGAGATGTTGGAAGGCCCGATTTGGCACAAAAAATTGGAGATTTAACCATCGAAGACTTGGCAGGCTTTCTTTTTGACAGTTTACGCCAAAAAATTATGATTCTTGCAGATGATGTTGTGGTGTATCCCGCACATGGAGCCGGCTCTGCTTGTGGTAAAAATATGATGAAAGAAACTGTGGACAGCTTGGGAAATCAAAAAAAGATGAATTATGCGCTCCGTGCTGATATGACCAAAAAAGAATTTATTTCTGAAGTCACACAAGGACTTTTGCCACCTCCAGACTATTTCCCAGCAAATGTAAAATTAAATATAGAAGGCTATGATGATTTTGATACGGTTCTAAAAAGGGGCACTCAAGCCTTATCGCCTCGCGCTTTTGAAGCCGCAGCGAATGAAACCTCAGCCATTGTTTTAGATGTTCGGCAGCAAGATGCTTATGAAAAAGGTCACATTCCCAGTTCCATTTTTATTGGGCTGGACGGGGAGTTTGCTCCTTGGGTAGGCGCACTAATTGCCGATGTGAAACAACCGCTGTTATTAGTCACAGAAAAAGGCCAGGAAGAAGAAGCCATCACACGTTTATCACGCGTTGGTTTTGACCAAACACTTGGATATCTCGAGGGTGGTTTTGAAGCATGGAAAAATGCATCTATGGAATACGATACGGTTAGCTCCATCACAGCTGAGGCGTTTAAAACAACTTATGAAAATCAAAAAACCAACGTATTTGATATGCGCAGGGAATCTGAGTTTTTATCGGAACATATCCTAGAAGCTCATAATACTCCACTGAATTTTATAAACGACCATCTTGCGGAATTCAAGAGAAATCAACCCTTTTATATCCATTGTGCTGGAGGCTACAGAAGCATGATTGCAGCTTCGATTCTTAAAAGTCGTGGGATTCATAATTTAATTAATATCAAAGGAGGGTTTGTAGCGATTAAAAAAGCTGGTGTTCAAGTCTCAGACTTTGTGTGTCCCACAACCCTGTAG
- a CDS encoding sulfite exporter TauE/SafE family protein → MELLELFGFICALIIGISLGLIGGGGSILAVPVLAYLFSFDERIATSYSLFIVGMSALIGGLKQHFKGYVDWKTAIIFGLPAIVGVSLVRHFLVPILPDELFHIGTFIFTRRMGMFGLFAILMFPAAFSMLKQQKVTTLEKKETVSYNYPLILIEGLLVGGITGLIGAGGGFLIIPALVILANIEMKVAIGTSLVIIAFKSLLGFFIGDATKMEIDWEFLFTFTGIAIVGIYIGSYLSNFIDGGKLKKAFGYFIFIMALFIFYMEFLLN, encoded by the coding sequence ATGGAACTCTTAGAACTTTTTGGATTCATTTGCGCGTTGATTATCGGAATTTCACTAGGGCTGATTGGTGGTGGGGGCTCTATATTGGCCGTCCCTGTTTTGGCATATTTATTTTCGTTTGATGAACGCATAGCAACCTCCTATTCCTTGTTTATAGTTGGAATGAGTGCTTTAATCGGTGGACTGAAACAACATTTTAAAGGGTATGTCGATTGGAAAACGGCCATCATTTTTGGTTTGCCTGCTATTGTAGGCGTGAGTCTGGTGCGGCATTTTTTAGTGCCAATTCTTCCGGATGAATTGTTTCATATTGGTACGTTTATTTTCACCCGTCGAATGGGCATGTTTGGACTCTTTGCAATCCTCATGTTTCCCGCTGCATTTTCTATGTTGAAACAACAAAAAGTAACCACATTAGAAAAGAAAGAAACAGTCTCCTACAATTACCCCTTAATTTTAATAGAGGGATTACTCGTTGGAGGAATTACAGGTCTCATTGGAGCCGGCGGTGGTTTTTTAATCATACCCGCATTGGTAATTTTAGCAAATATAGAAATGAAAGTCGCCATTGGAACCTCTTTAGTTATCATTGCTTTTAAGTCCCTTCTAGGCTTCTTTATTGGCGACGCGACAAAGATGGAAATCGATTGGGAATTTCTATTCACTTTTACAGGGATTGCTATTGTAGGAATTTATATTGGCAGCTATTTGAGTAATTTTATAGATGGAGGAAAACTCAAAAAAGCATTTGGGTATTTCATTTTTATAATGGCCTTATTTATCTTTTATATGGAGTTCCTTTTGAACTGA
- a CDS encoding Crp/Fnr family transcriptional regulator — protein sequence MIQELKASYGHQFEEALLEEISQVGTFKDVPAGYKMIEIGDYIKGMPLLLSGAIKVLRDDSDGDELLLYYLEKGDTCSMTMSCCLGQAKSEIRAIAEMDTKLIMVPVIKMEEWAAKYKSWRNFVFESYHKRLNELLQTVDAIAFTKMDERVLNFLKEKARITNNTSIYNTHQEIAYELHSSRVVISRLLKKLENLGKIELKRNHIQIIDLN from the coding sequence ATGATTCAAGAGTTAAAAGCAAGTTACGGACATCAATTTGAAGAGGCATTACTTGAAGAAATTTCACAAGTAGGCACTTTTAAGGACGTTCCGGCTGGCTATAAGATGATAGAAATCGGAGACTACATCAAAGGGATGCCTTTATTACTATCCGGTGCTATTAAAGTCTTAAGAGACGATTCTGACGGTGACGAGTTACTGCTCTATTATCTGGAAAAAGGAGATACCTGTTCCATGACCATGAGTTGTTGTCTGGGACAAGCCAAAAGTGAAATCAGAGCGATTGCTGAAATGGACACAAAACTCATCATGGTTCCCGTTATAAAGATGGAAGAATGGGCTGCAAAATACAAGTCTTGGAGAAACTTTGTGTTTGAAAGCTACCATAAACGCCTCAACGAATTGCTACAAACAGTGGACGCCATTGCATTCACAAAAATGGACGAACGGGTATTGAATTTTTTAAAAGAAAAAGCCCGCATCACTAACAACACTTCCATATATAACACACACCAAGAAATTGCTTACGAACTTCACAGCTCAAGGGTGGTGATTTCAAGACTTCTAAAAAAATTAGAGAATTTAGGAAAAATTGAGTTGAAACGAAACCACATTCAAATCATTGATTTAAATTAA